From Asterias rubens chromosome 6, eAstRub1.3, whole genome shotgun sequence, one genomic window encodes:
- the LOC117291408 gene encoding dipeptidyl aminopeptidase-like protein 6, with the protein MFAASVNTGEDGKESPPKVTSSKHVEELVGGGSDNKNWRGIIISLLVIMLIVSLIAIAAFIVMPDEDDYLPKEFLFDDIFNETFKPSYHEMQWISGSKYVFKDQFKNILWRDLETEESDILITNRTLDDEQASNFWVNADMTHVLLACYVRSLYRYSFYAKYKIYDIETELLVDLTAPGLKEVVDLRYAGWAQTGSALVFVYKNNVYYMDSVPQEYKVPAGNTAQQVTTTGQEGVIFHGVPDWVYEEEVLAKDNALYWSQDGASLVYATFNDSGIEKSWYPKYDNLLYSRVEELAYPKAGFANPTISLQVVNVSDLGNPITLVPPEIISKK; encoded by the exons ATGTTTGCAGCCTCGGTAAATACCGGGGAAGATGGGAAAGAATCACCGCCCAAAGTCACATCGTCGAAGCATGTTGAG GAGCTTGTTGGAGGCGGCTCTGACAATAAGAACTGGCGAGGGATCATTATCTCACTACTCGTCATTATGCTCATCGTTTCATTAATTGCCATCGCTGCTTTCATTGTAATGCCAG ATGAAGATGATTATCTGCCCAAGGAATTTCTGTTTGATGACATTTTCAATGAAACATTCAAGCCGAGTTATCATGAAATGCAGTGGATCTCCG GGAGTAAATATGTCTTCAAAGATCAATTCAAGAACATCTTATGGAGGGATCTGGAGACGGAAGAGTCTGATATCCTCATCACAAACAGAACACTG gATGATGAACAAGCTTCTAACTTCTGGGTCAATGCTGACATGACGCACGTCCTATTGGCTTGTTATGTTAGGAGTCTGTATCGTTATAGCTTCTATGCTAAGTACAAGATATATGACATTGAAACAGA ATTGTTGGTTGATCTGACTGCTCCAGGGTTAAAGGAGGTCGTTGACTTACGGTACGCTGGCTGGGCACAAACAGGGTCAGCTTTG GTGTTTGTGTATAAGAACAACGTGTACTACATGGACTCTGTCCCCCAGGAGTACAAAGTACCTGCTGGGAACACAGCTCAGCAGGTGACTACTACAGGTCAAGAGGGTGTTATCTTTCATGGTGTTCCTGACTGGGTGTATGAGG AGGAAGTTCTTGCTAAGGacaacgccctctattggtcaCAAGACGGCGCCAGTCTCGTCTATGCTACCTTCAATGACAGCGGTATTGAGAAATCATGGTATCCCAAGTATGATAATTTACTGTATAGCAGAGTTGAAGAATTGGCCTATCCCAAGGCAGGGTTTGCCAATCCAACCATCTCTCTTCAGGTAGTCAACGTGTCTGATCTTGGGAATCCTATCACACTGGTACCACCAGAGATTATCAGCAAAAAGTGA